A single Camelus ferus isolate YT-003-E chromosome 3, BCGSAC_Cfer_1.0, whole genome shotgun sequence DNA region contains:
- the HTR1A gene encoding 5-hydroxytryptamine receptor 1A — protein MDLLSFGQGNNTTSSQGPFGTRGNATNISDVTFSYQVITSLLLGTLIFCAVLGNACVVAAIALERSLQNVANYLIGSLAVTDLMVSVLVLPMAALYQVLNKWTLGQVTCDLFIALDVLCCTSSILHLCAIALDRYWAITDPIDYVNKRTPRRAAALISLTWLIGFLISIPPMLGWRTPEDRSDPDACTISKDHGYTIYSTFGAFYIPLLLMLVLYGRIFRAARFRIRKTVKKVEKKGANTRLGASRTPQPKKSVNGEPGNRDWRQGIENKAAGPLCANGAVRQGEDGAALEVIEVHRVGNSKEHLPLPSEAGTVPCVPASFEKKNERNAEAKRKMALARERKTVKTLGIIMGTFILCWLPFFIVALVLPFCESRCHMPTLLGAIINWLGYSNSLLNPVIYAYFNKDFQNAFKKIIRCKFCRR, from the coding sequence ATGGATCTGCTCAGCTTTGGACAGGGCAACAACACCACGTCGTCCCAGGGTCCCTTCGGGACACGCGGCAACGCTACTAACATCTCCGACGTGACCTTCAGCTACCAAGTGATCACTTCTCTGCTGCTGGGCACGCTCATCTTCTGCGCGGTGCTGGGCAATGCGTGCGTGGTGGCCGCCATCGCCCTGGAGCGCTCCCTGCAGAACGTGGCGAATTATCTCATAGGCTCACTGGCAGTCACCGACCTCATGGTGTCGGTGCTGGTGCTGCCCATGGCCGCATTATACCAGGTGCTCAACAAGTGGACTCTGGGACAGGTCACCTGTGACCTGTTCATCGCCCTCGACGTGCTGTGTTGCACCTCGTCCATTCTGCACCTGTGCGCCATCGCGCTGGACAGGTACTGGGCTATCACGGACCCCATCGACTACGTGAACAAGAGGACGCCGCGGCGCGCCGCTGCGCTCATCTCGCTCACTTGGCTCATTGGCTTTCTCATCTCCATTCCGCCCATGCTGGGCTGGCGCACTCCTGAAGACCGCTCGGACCCGGACGCATGCACCATCAGCAAGGACCATGGTTATACTATTTACTCCACCTTTGGCGCCTTCTACATCCCTCTGCTGCTCATGCTGGTTCTCTACGGGCGCATCTTCCGAGCCGCGCGCTTCCGCATCCGCAAGACAGTCAAGAAGGTGGAGAAGAAAGGAGCCAACACCCGCCTTGGGGCGTCACGGACCCCGCAGCCCAAGAAGAGTGTAAATGGCGAGCCGGGGAACAGAGACTGGAGGCAGGGCATAGAGAACAAGGCAGCAGGGCCTCTGTGCGCCAACGGCGCCGTGAGGCAGGGCGAAGACGGCGCCGCCCTGGAGGTGATCGAAGTGCACCGGGTGGGCAACTCCAAAGAGCACCTGCCGCTGCCTAGCGAGGCGGGTACTGTCCCCTGCGTCCCCGCCTCCTTCGAGAAGAAAAATGAGCGCAACGCAGAGGCCAAGCGCAAGATGGCCCTGGCCCGCGAGAGGAAGACGGTGAAGACGCTGGGCATTATTATGGGCACCTTCATCCTCTGCTGGTTGCCCTTCTTCATCGTGGCCCTAGTTCTGCCCTTCTGCGAGAGCAGGTGCCACATGCCCACCCTGTTGGGCGCCATAATCAACTGGCTGGGCTACTCCAACTCTCTTCTCAACCCGGTCATTTACGCCTACTTCAACAAGGACTTCCAAAACGCGTTTAAGAAGATCATCAGGTGCAAGTTCTGCCGCCGATGA